The Myroides phaeus DNA segment GAATTAACTATTCTTTCTGGAAAATACAACCAAGACAATAAACTAAATGTACGTGCTTACTCACAAGATTCTTTAGCAGATGCTGGATTTACACAAGTGAAACCAAACTTAGAGGATGTTTATTTTGTGGCACTTAAAAACGATTAAGCTATGTTTGGAACTATTTTTTCTTTTGAGCTTAAACGTTGGTTTAAGAACTGGACCTTTTATTTGTACATAGCGATATTTTTTACCTTGTGTTTTTTCGCAATGGTTAGTTCATTGGGAATGTTTGACTCCGTGAAGAATACGACAAGCTCATTGCGTTTTGTCAATTCGCCTTTAATGTTAAACTCTTTCATCTATAGCTTTAATTCGCTGTTGTACTTTTTGTTTCCATCTATTATTGGGGCTTCAATATACAGGGATTACAAGTATAATGTGCATCACGTACTTTATGCTTATCCCTTTTCTAAAGTTGACTATTTAGCAGGTAAATTCTTGAGTTCATTCTTGGTTACCCTGATGATTTCACTGTCTATGGGAGTAGCTGCGTTTATCGCTACGCTTTTACCGTGGGCAAATGAGACGTTGGTTGGACCAAATAATATTATGAACTATGTACAAGTGTATTTGTTCAATGTCATTCCGAATATGCTGTTTATGGGGGCTATTGTGTTTACAGTAGTTACCTTGACTCGAAATGTGTACATCGGTTTTGTAGTTATTTTGATATTAATCATCTTACAAGGTGTTGTAAGTGGTATAGCTTCTGATTTAGACAATCGTGTGGTAGCAGCGTTGATTGATCCGACAGGCGGACAAGCTTTGCGTTATTACACACAATATTGGACCGTAAATGAGATGAATTACAACGGACTTCCGTTAGAAAAATGGTTTATCATTAACCGTTTAATATGGTTAGGTGTTACTGCCTTTTTCTTAGTGTTGTTAGGAAAGATGTTCCGTTTTTCTCAACACCCAATGACATTGTCTTTTGGTAAAAAAGTAAAAGGAGAACGCGTTACTAAAAACAACTTTATCGGAATCTTTAAAATTGAATTGCCGAAAGTTACTTACGATTACTCGTGTAAAAGAGATTGGACTAATGTATGGGCGTTTACTAAACTTGATTTTAAATATTTAGCGAAGAATAGAGTATTCTTAATCTTAATAGGTGTTGGAATATTGTTTATGGTATCTGTAGGTAGATTTGCTATGACGATGTACGGTACTAAAACATTCCCATTAACGCGTAGTATCTTAGAAATACCAGGAAGCACATTTGATTTGTTTATCTTGATTATGACGTTCCTTGGTTCTGGATTATTAGTACAAAGAGGTTCGTTGTCTAAAATGAACTTATTAGTAGATTCAACAGCTACACCAAACTGGGTGTTCTTTGTCTCTAAGTTTTTTGCCTTAATAGCATTGCAGTTTGTATTGTTATTAGTGATTATGATAACGGGAATAGGGATTCAAATTTACAATGGTTATTACCAATTTGAAATAGGCTTGTATTTGCGTAGTTTACTTGCTTTTTCGTGGGTAGGTTATATCATTTGGGCGTTGTTTAGTATTGCTGTTCAAACGGTATTTAGAAACTATATCATTGGTTTCTTTGTGTTGTTAGTCTTATCTATTGCTTGGCCTGAATTGACGGCTATAGGAATAGAACAACAACTGTTTTTCTTTAATGACTTACCAATGTCTTCTTATTCAGATATGAATGGTTTTGGCAGTGGAGCAACGAAGTTCTATATCTATGCTTTTTACTGGCTGTTATTTGTTGGTTTCTTAGGTGGATTGACTTTATTGTTTTGGAGAAGAGGAACATTCGGTAGTTTAAAAGAGCGTATTTTTTATGCAAAACAACGAGCAAATGCATTGATTGTTGTACCAACAGTGTTGTGTTTAGTAGGTTTCTTATCAATAGGTGGTTATTTGTATTATGAAGCGACTGTACTGAATACTTATCATTCAGCGAAAGAAATGGAGTTGCTTCAAGTGGAATATGAAAAGACGTATAAAAAGTATGCTTCGTTAGTGTTACCTCGTATTGTTGATGTAAAAGTAGACTTTGATATTTTTCCTAATACGCGTGATTTCTCTGCAAAAGGGGCGTATGTGTTGAAGAATAAATCTACTCAAGCAGTAGATAGTTTACTTGTTAATTATTTGGTTGATTATAAGAATACGATAGCGATTGAAGGAGCTGACTTCTTGTCTCAAGATAGTGTGCAAGGGTTACAGTTTTACCGTTTTAAAACACCACTTCAACCTGGTGATTCTGTAAAGATGACATTTACTGTTGCTAATAAACCGAATACGTTACTGCGTTCAAATTCTCCTGTCTTAGAGAATGGTACTTTTATCAATAATAGTATATTTCCATCTTTAGGGTATAGCGAAAGAGGTGAGTTAACCGATGATGAGGTACGTAAGAAATACGATTTACAGCCGAAAGAGCGTATGGCAAAGCAATCGGATAAAAAGGCGTTGCAAAATACGTATATCAGTAGTGATTCTGATTGGATTCGATTTGAAACAACTGTAAGCACAGCAGCTGACCAAATTGCAATTGCTCCTGGGTATTTGCAAAAAGAGTGGACAGAAGGCGATAGACGTTATTTCCACTATAAGATGGACCAAAAGATGTTGAACTTTTATGCGTTTAATTCTGGACGATATGAAGTGAAATCAGAGAAATGGAATGACATCAATATAGAAGTGTACTATCACAAAGGACATCCATATAATGTAGATCGTATGATTTCAGGTGTGAAAAAGTCATTAGCTTATTATAGCAAAGAGTTTAGTCCTTACCAACATAAGCAAGCGCGTATTATTGAGTTTCCATTGACAATGGGATCATTTGCTCAATCCTTTGCTAATACAATTCCTTTTTCAGAAACAATTGGGTTTGTAGCAGATGTAGATGAGACAGATGAGAATGCAGTAGATTACCCTTTCTCTGTTACTTCTCACGAGGTAGCACATCAATGGTGGGCACATCAAGTGATTGGAGGAAACGTACAAGGAGTAACGATGTTATCAGAGAGTTTGTCTGAATATAGTTCGCTTAAAGTATTAGAGCAAGAATATGGGAAAGGACAAATGCGTCGTTTCTTAAAAGATGCGTTAGATGGTTATTTAAGAGGAAGAGGTAGCGAGAGAAAGAAAGAACAACCATTGATGTATAACGAGAATCAGCAATACATCCACTATAACAAAGGGTCGTTAGTATTCTATACGTTGAGTGATTATATTGGAGATGATAAGCTAAATGGTACGTTGAAAGCATATATTAAAAAGGTTGCTTTTCAAGAGGCTCCTTTTACAACAACAGCGGAGTTAGTAGCCGATTTAAAAGTAGCTACACCAGATTCGTTGCAATATATGATTAAAGATATGTTTGAAACGATTACACTTTACGATAATTACGTTGATAAAGCTGAGGTTAAAAAGTTAGACAACGGCAAGTATGAAGTGAAGATAAAGGCTTTTGTGAGTAAACACAGAGCAGGTGAAAAAGGAGAGAAGTTGTATGCCGATAAGGGAGATAAACAATTAACTTTTAAAGGAGATAAGGACTTGGTGATAGAATCACTTCCTTTAGCAGATTATGTTGAGGTAGGTGTTTTTGCAAAGGTTGATAAGTCAAAAGAGACAAGCGATAAGAAGTCGAAAGACGAAAAGGTGCTTTACTTGAAAAAAGTAAAGATAACTGCAATTGAAAATGAGTTTACAATTATTGTAGATGAAGAACCAACAGAGGTTGGTATAGATCCGTATTACAAATTGATTGATACTCGTTCTTTTGACAACCGTAAGAAGTTGTAATAAATTAAGTATATTTTGTAAAGGAGCTTTCCATTGTGAAGGCTCCTTTTTTTGTGTACTTAACTATAGTATAGCAGAAGTTAGGTGTAATAATACTTCAGATAATCCAATTCGTTTTGATAGTAAATAGAACTTGTTTTTCAATGCTATTACAGCTGAATTATAGGCATAAAAAAAAGAGACTGTATTACTACAATCTCTTTTTTTATAACTCTCAGAAAGTTGATTATCTTCTTCTTTCTTTGATTTTTGCTTTTTTACCAGTAAGTTCTCTGAAGTAGAAGATACGAGCTCTACGAACTTTACCTCTTTGATTAACTTCGATTTTTTCTAAAGCTGGCATGTTTACAGGGAAGATACGCTCTACACCTACGTTTCCAGACATTTTACGGATAGTAAAAGTCTCAGTAGCTCCAGAACCTCTTCTTTGAATAACTACACCTTTAAAGAACTGAGTTCTTTTTTTCTCACCCTCTTTAATTTCGTAGTAAACTGTGATAGTATCTCCTGCGTTGAATTCAGGAAAATCTTTTTTTGCAACTAATTCGTCTTGAACGAATTTCATTAAATCTGCCATTGTAATAATGTATAATGTGTTAATCTTAGAACAACATACACGGACCTCGCCAGAGGTTGGTCTAAATCGAGTGCAAATATAAAAAATAAAAC contains these protein-coding regions:
- a CDS encoding M1 family aminopeptidase, coding for MFGTIFSFELKRWFKNWTFYLYIAIFFTLCFFAMVSSLGMFDSVKNTTSSLRFVNSPLMLNSFIYSFNSLLYFLFPSIIGASIYRDYKYNVHHVLYAYPFSKVDYLAGKFLSSFLVTLMISLSMGVAAFIATLLPWANETLVGPNNIMNYVQVYLFNVIPNMLFMGAIVFTVVTLTRNVYIGFVVILILIILQGVVSGIASDLDNRVVAALIDPTGGQALRYYTQYWTVNEMNYNGLPLEKWFIINRLIWLGVTAFFLVLLGKMFRFSQHPMTLSFGKKVKGERVTKNNFIGIFKIELPKVTYDYSCKRDWTNVWAFTKLDFKYLAKNRVFLILIGVGILFMVSVGRFAMTMYGTKTFPLTRSILEIPGSTFDLFILIMTFLGSGLLVQRGSLSKMNLLVDSTATPNWVFFVSKFFALIALQFVLLLVIMITGIGIQIYNGYYQFEIGLYLRSLLAFSWVGYIIWALFSIAVQTVFRNYIIGFFVLLVLSIAWPELTAIGIEQQLFFFNDLPMSSYSDMNGFGSGATKFYIYAFYWLLFVGFLGGLTLLFWRRGTFGSLKERIFYAKQRANALIVVPTVLCLVGFLSIGGYLYYEATVLNTYHSAKEMELLQVEYEKTYKKYASLVLPRIVDVKVDFDIFPNTRDFSAKGAYVLKNKSTQAVDSLLVNYLVDYKNTIAIEGADFLSQDSVQGLQFYRFKTPLQPGDSVKMTFTVANKPNTLLRSNSPVLENGTFINNSIFPSLGYSERGELTDDEVRKKYDLQPKERMAKQSDKKALQNTYISSDSDWIRFETTVSTAADQIAIAPGYLQKEWTEGDRRYFHYKMDQKMLNFYAFNSGRYEVKSEKWNDINIEVYYHKGHPYNVDRMISGVKKSLAYYSKEFSPYQHKQARIIEFPLTMGSFAQSFANTIPFSETIGFVADVDETDENAVDYPFSVTSHEVAHQWWAHQVIGGNVQGVTMLSESLSEYSSLKVLEQEYGKGQMRRFLKDALDGYLRGRGSERKKEQPLMYNENQQYIHYNKGSLVFYTLSDYIGDDKLNGTLKAYIKKVAFQEAPFTTTAELVADLKVATPDSLQYMIKDMFETITLYDNYVDKAEVKKLDNGKYEVKIKAFVSKHRAGEKGEKLYADKGDKQLTFKGDKDLVIESLPLADYVEVGVFAKVDKSKETSDKKSKDEKVLYLKKVKITAIENEFTIIVDEEPTEVGIDPYYKLIDTRSFDNRKKL
- the rplS gene encoding 50S ribosomal protein L19, whose translation is MADLMKFVQDELVAKKDFPEFNAGDTITVYYEIKEGEKKRTQFFKGVVIQRRGSGATETFTIRKMSGNVGVERIFPVNMPALEKIEVNQRGKVRRARIFYFRELTGKKAKIKERRR